Proteins co-encoded in one Haloarcula sp. DT43 genomic window:
- a CDS encoding DUF7845 domain-containing protein translates to MSRHLKCAPHEGDVRFTIGVHPDPGVPDYGLKPYYAMDSLIKEWGDRWETEGKPTQDIELAGETWATCFDYSESGLDAWDNPEFQIQNVREFQFYFVSKDSPTYEGKRADRDKRVKGGTITVRPRWPNLTADGEPVSVPQYGEPYIDVQVQASNIPHERYLSLVKRVMDAYGIAARYFDQPHPDSHINDLAYYVRLHREDSGPLYAPDGPIARCHTLIQGDRSGYRKHVEDNTKLPGYYVTATVEDEKADQLVRGHGLGKELKHYYPNHPDNYEPDQAPYHPKFEVSYQTSRTEQTVRWDDLDDARRELEEMIMNCLDWCGLATSAESSVFVDFDPFWNIRDTTEARKFVQCPLPKIEDDQEHRVMQLWGDMTTADRDVTELLLTDGGKVSPQKAAEKTGYTYRTIRTVIQRMEGLIEHTYGQMELSSKKIQQELLKRVRAAGERFEQEIGSATMELADAAEERSRSRWARIRREYAITETDADDCRKLLKVGYTPTDFEEAQNIMREIQTAYTECVEENTYGVHVVVETAETGRERFRDLSKAFETAYRSGDYLREARAAEKGREGFDFEAWRAAGCPPADEWHGG, encoded by the coding sequence ACCTCAAGTGCGCCCCTCATGAGGGCGACGTGCGCTTTACGATTGGCGTGCATCCCGATCCCGGTGTTCCTGACTACGGGCTGAAGCCATACTACGCGATGGACTCACTCATCAAGGAGTGGGGAGACCGCTGGGAGACCGAAGGCAAACCCACGCAGGATATCGAACTCGCAGGCGAGACATGGGCTACCTGTTTCGACTACTCAGAGAGCGGTCTGGACGCCTGGGACAATCCGGAGTTCCAGATCCAGAACGTCCGCGAGTTCCAGTTCTACTTTGTCTCGAAGGATTCGCCCACCTACGAGGGGAAGCGGGCAGATCGGGACAAGCGCGTGAAGGGCGGGACGATCACCGTCCGACCACGGTGGCCGAATCTCACAGCCGACGGCGAACCTGTCTCTGTGCCCCAGTACGGTGAGCCCTACATCGACGTCCAGGTACAGGCGTCCAACATCCCCCACGAGCGCTATCTGTCGCTCGTGAAGCGCGTGATGGATGCCTACGGGATTGCCGCGCGGTACTTCGACCAGCCACACCCGGACAGCCACATCAACGATCTGGCCTACTACGTCCGGTTACACCGCGAAGACAGCGGGCCGCTGTACGCGCCGGATGGACCGATAGCGCGCTGTCACACACTCATTCAGGGCGACCGCTCGGGGTATCGCAAGCACGTTGAAGACAACACGAAACTGCCCGGCTACTACGTCACTGCGACGGTCGAAGACGAGAAAGCCGACCAGTTGGTCCGTGGGCATGGGCTGGGGAAAGAACTCAAACACTACTATCCGAACCACCCGGACAACTACGAACCGGACCAGGCCCCATACCATCCGAAATTCGAGGTGTCCTACCAGACCAGCCGAACCGAGCAGACCGTTCGGTGGGACGACCTCGACGACGCCCGGCGTGAACTCGAAGAGATGATTATGAACTGTCTGGATTGGTGTGGGCTGGCGACAAGCGCCGAGAGCAGTGTGTTCGTCGATTTCGATCCGTTCTGGAACATCCGGGATACGACGGAAGCCCGGAAGTTCGTGCAGTGTCCCCTGCCGAAGATCGAAGATGACCAGGAACACCGCGTGATGCAGCTGTGGGGAGACATGACCACTGCCGACAGGGACGTGACGGAACTGCTACTCACCGACGGTGGGAAGGTCTCGCCACAGAAGGCAGCCGAGAAGACCGGCTACACGTACCGGACAATTCGGACTGTCATCCAGCGGATGGAGGGGTTGATCGAGCACACCTACGGCCAGATGGAACTGTCCTCGAAGAAAATCCAGCAGGAGCTACTGAAGCGAGTTCGTGCAGCGGGCGAGCGGTTCGAGCAGGAGATCGGGAGTGCTACGATGGAGCTGGCCGACGCGGCCGAAGAACGCTCTCGGTCACGGTGGGCGCGAATCCGCCGCGAGTATGCAATCACGGAAACCGACGCTGACGACTGCCGGAAGCTGTTGAAGGTGGGCTACACGCCGACTGACTTCGAGGAAGCACAGAATATCATGCGGGAAATCCAGACGGCCTACACCGAGTGTGTCGAGGAGAATACCTACGGCGTTCATGTCGTCGTTGAGACCGCGGAGACCGGTCGTGAGCGGTTCCGGGACCTCTCGAAAGCCTTTGAGACAGCATACCGCTCCGGCGACTACCTGCGCGAAGCGCGGGCGGCTGAGAAGGGCCGCGAAGGCTTCGACTTCGAGGCATGGCGGGCGGCCGGCTGCCCGCCAGCTGACGAGTGGCACGGCGGTTAG